The genome window tagttgcaacgatcttaaaaacataaaaatcaaaggaAACAGGTGAAAGATGGCTTACTATGCATGAATTAAAGCATGGCGAAACCTTATGTCTTCTTACTATGGTGTTTCAGTggtttggagaagatgataagtacaaaaatatcttttttttcctttttattttacttattttaatttaattcattaaattaccatattacccttggttaataattaatttaaaacaccAAATCTATGCCCATATTTGTCCATTTCATAAACATATGGCACGATTACCATCAAAGGaaggtttaatttcacaattggtccttcaatttaattaaattctaactaaataaacttatttacaatttaatctcaaACTTATTAGGACtaaaagaacaattaatccaAAAGCTAGTGGAATCAATCATAACACCACCGCTTGGAAACtttgaccatggtttaattactatttaagtccATTTTCCTTTATCAATTACCCATTTaatcaaatagtgattaaattttacatctttacaatttagtcattttaattaattaactatcgaaacgttaaaattttttcaatgaaactttaatactaccttaatgtcactctgtaaatatttataaaaatatttatggctcgatttatagaaacgaggtcctgatacctcattttctaaaaccacttgacctaggattttaccactcgaacctaataattcattataaaacataaattacccattcaaaaatctttttaaagcTATATTTgactcttaaatattaaataataatatttacgaacttactcgctggatttggtggcctcgaaccactatttctgacaccactgaaaatcgggttgttacattcCACTTGCCATTTTCCAATATCATCTCATTCactttggaataaaaaatgaTGTTTGCGTGACTTGGAACGTGATTGATTAAAGGTCCCATGTTGGAAACCCAAGCATCCTTCCAACAACAAATGGTACGCCCATCACCCACTGACCAAATCATGTTATCTCGCAGCAAAGGCCAAACCTTAGCAACAAATTTCCACATAAAAGAATATCTACTCCTCATGATGCAATCATGCGACCTctcaaattaaactaaattaaactaaGACTAATCTAATTAACTAAGATTAATTATAATCCAACCtaagtataaaagaaaaattagtgGATGAAAACTATCATCTTCATCCTCCATCACCGTCCACCATTAAaaccaaagaaagaaaagctttGAAATTCTTAAGCATTCGGCTACTATTGCAAGTAAGTCCCtaagccatttttctttgaattttatagatttatgataTGAtggcttgatttagctagcccatgtatcaattttttcaaagtttgaaaatttagcaagttaccattgttgagaaattgatgaattaggcttgaaattgatagaaattaaggtTAGATTacgataaggactaaattgtaaagcttaataagcttggttgttaaatttgtaacattagggacaaaattgaataCATTAAAAACCTATTACAAAATTATGCTAGGAATAGAAAATATAGGGCCCTtaatgaaagaatgtgaaatcagattttgattcgaagctatatataaaaagatatgCATCTCCttagtttagggactaaattgaatgaaatgaaaaatatgcttgacttttatttaaatgtgaatTGGATGAAAATTGATATTGCTTATATTTCGTATTAATGTATGTAGCTAAAGACGAAGCCAAGCCGTCGTGAGGGAAACGAAAAGTGAGAGTCGTCGACGAGTAACGTGAGATTTTAGTTTATACTTTTATGATTCGAgatcattatatttatatgcatatatatactgAATGCATGATTGAGTATCAAGGTGAGTCTATAATGGTCGTATGAATTGATTTGTtgtaattgatattgaatatcAAGATAGTGGATTGagttgaataaaatagaaagtagcatgatttaatttatccatgatatgtgatatgaaaATGGTTTGAACTATGTTATGTGGTATTGGTTTTATATATGTGATTTGATAATGATGATATGCAAATTGGTTATATAATGTAATTGGAACATTGATTACCCTATTAGTTGTTCAGACATGgtcgaatatagttggcatgccatagggtcAAGACAATGATTAGAAACTATCGTTGTCAGGCAACCCAGGGTGGCAGAGTATTAGATACTTGTATTCATTTTAAGTTTGTGTCTAGTCAATAgggttataaaaatatgaattggtAATATGGTAAATGAGATTGAAGTGATTGAAATAGTATGATTGCATAAATGTGATATGTGTAAAATGGCAACATGTGAAAGACCATGCGAACCAGTTAAAATAAGCCTTAGAGGCcgaatcaaatttgaataagtCAATAGACTCAAGAAAGAGAATTGAATcataaaatgaatgaataaataactTTTGATGAAAGTGAGATTAAATGTCATATTGATGCATACATGAatatatgaaatggaaatggaaatgattgCATCTTTGTCATTAGAATGCATgatataaaattctattttgatCATCAATTGAAACGGTGTAAAAGTATGATATTTGAGTATTGAATATGCAAAGTGATCTGGTTGAATTGTGGcatatattgattgaatttctATATTAAGTATGCTTATTTGtgacttgaatcatgaaagtaccaCTGCTAGTTTAATCATCAATTGAAATGGAGTAAAAGTATGATATTTGAGTATTGAATATGCAAATTTATTTGGTTGAATTGTGAcatatattgattgaatttctATATTGAATATGCTTATTTGTtacttgaatcatgaaagtaccaCTGAGCTTTATTGCTCAGCGTacagtttgtttattttgtatgcAGGCTTAGGTGGGTCTCGAAGTCTCGAGACACGATTCAGCATCCAGCCAACAGTCCTTGATTCAGTAATGTTTGTATAgtcccttttcattttaatgtttggtATGTACCTAGATTGAGTCAGTTTTGTGctataaatggaaaaaaaaccTGAAGGTTAATAGCTATGTTACTTgaattatgtatatatgaatgGTAGTGAATTAGAATGAAACATAAGAAtattattgaaatggttaggATTATGGAATGATGAAAATTTCATATGTTGAATGTGTTATCTATAGGTAATATTGATGCAACAAGATGTAATTTAGCATATGAAAATGGTTAGAATGTTGAATTGGTTGGTTTGGTATGCATATTGAATTGGATGGATGTTTTGATTAGGTACCATTTGGACCATTTAGAAAACAGACGGTCACGTTGTGACGAGATCAAGTTAGTGAGTTGTGCCACGACAAGGAATCCCTGAAGTCATGATGTCAACCTGacaaattgaaaactttataaTGTGATCCTAATTCAACCACGAGTcaacaaaagagctttcgtaagctcgtataagaatCAGAAATGATTGTGTAACATATTATGAATGCGTAATATACTTATTTACGTGTATAAATGGTTGCATTGAGTATAATTGATCGTAGTTGTTCCGGTAACGGATATGACATCTTGTAGCTCGGACCTAATGACCGATTTagttttagggtgttacacttgtATTCcttaattgaatttgaaatgttatacaggttttagcataaaaattattaacatatttttcacaattaTTTGATAATTGTCACAATGGGCAAATTTATAACACTGAAATAGGGGTCATATTTGAATTCACGCAACTATTTGATAATTGTCACAATGGGCAAATTATTAACTTATATGTTTGTGTCATTATTCACGTCGTTGTTGGAAAGCTCATATTCAGGAATACTGCCATCATCTTTGGatagtatttttttcatttcactctgcctttatttcattttatcgagattttttttctcatgtCCTACAATACTTTATTGTTGATAtgctttttaattgcaataaaacctttatatactttaaaatttgaatatttaaataaagaagcaataataaatttagtccttaatgtttatattttattaatttaatctttatttttttgagctAAATGTGATTGTCAACCTTTTAAAAGGGGTTGATTTTGACCATCAACATTTCAAAAGAGTAAATGTTTTTCTAACAAAATAccaacttaaaatattaaaattttaaacatgatagTTTGCATAGTAACATCTGTACtatatactaattttttaatttttataaacttttatatatttttgttttaaatttttttaataatttattgatgtgacatGTAATACAAATAATACAATATTAGCATGAAGTATATATAGATTATCTCgctcattaaaaattaatgtttcaatctaacattttcattaaaaaacaaattgatttattttgaaagtAGAGATGTTCATGGCTTGAGTGGGTCTCAAgaatatattaacatattttatacttgCCCAAGTCCGACtcgattaaaaatataagtttaaaattttatccaaattcatttatattatttttaaattatattatattattttaaatttaatatttaatatttactatttttatttattaacattttatatataataatcagTAAcactttttaatgtttacattataatagttatgtgttataaattacataatgtataaaaacataatataaatcattacaAACTTACAAAAATAGATAAGACCGGAAAttaacccatattttaaatgagcttaatatttttatcaaatctatttttgaatttaattttcttttaaatctcaaattttgaaaatgaagtgTTAGTTTGAGATTTTATTGTATATAAAGCAAAACATTTATACATGGTCTttcccattttcaaaattccactaaaaaaaaacacacgCACACACAAAGAAGTTTAAGAAGTGAGAAAAATGGCGGGATGTTTAGCAGTCGTAGAAACTGATCGCCCTGAGAACGAGAAGCCAGTGTACACCATTAAAGGCCAATGGCAAGTTCATTTCGCTCGTTTCATAGTCTATCCATCTTTACCTTCCACCTGTCCCTCCCTCGTACCTAAGAGCCGACGCGGTCGCGCGTCTAGTGGCAACTGGATCGCCACTTCTTCTCCAGCCGCTTCTCTGCAGATCATCAGTGATCTTTCCAGCTCCGAAACCATCCTCTCCATTTGTCTGGGCGGGAAGATCCTTGTGAGTTGTTCGTTACTGATTCTTCTAGATCATAGTTTCGATTGTTTTGGAATCTCGCAAGctataaattgatttatgtGATCAATCTTTTAAGCTGATTTTCAATTTCGTTTTTGAtcgttaaaataataaacaaaacgGTTTTTCATTTTATCGGCAATAAATGAGTGTTTAGCAAATTAGAATCTCGCTAGCAGTTTGCCTTATTTGATCAATCTCTTAAGCAGTTTATTAATTCCGTTTGATTGATCACTAAAACAATGAGGAAAGGGAACTTTCATTTTACCAGTAACAAATCGAGTGTTAAGCAAAGGAGAACGAATCCAGGTTCGGAAGCGTGTTGATTGTTAATTTCTCATAGCCAGAATAATAATTGCTCTCGAATCTCGATCTTTATATTTTTCGAGCTCAAGTTTGAATTTATATCCTCGTTTTTTCTTGGATCAATTTTGTGGAGTTTCAAGGATATTGTGTCATGCATATTCACTTGTTGATTCTTTTCATTTCCAAAGTTCTCATTTACGATGTATAACGAATGCATAAAATATGCAGATGAAAGCATATCCAAGTCTACTTTCTGGTTGTATTTGACTTGATTTGATCTCAAATTACCAGCTCAAGttgcatatttttttcttttcttttttgttaacaGATTGGCGGTTTGCTTAGCTCATTAATTCATGATCttatttcatttgaatttgaGTCTAAAATTGTGTTCTACTGTTATAAGGAAATTGTATTCTGTTATTTGGAGCAGGAAGAGCACTACATTTCCAAGTTGCACTTCTCTTGGCCTCAGATCCAATGCATCCCTGAAATTCCTGCTAGGGGCAGCAGAGCTGTATTTGTAAGCTACAAAGACTGTGCTGATCAGGTAAGCCTATTACAAGGATGAGCAGATTTTTGCATTTCATGGTCTAACTGAAGCCGAAACTGGCAAGTATCCTCGAGTATATTTCCTTTGCTCTTGCTTAAGAGATTTCATGGCTACCGTTGAAAGTGTTTGAATTCGTAGGAGCAAAATAGTAAAGGTCTTTACCTATTTGTAAAGTGAACTTGCAGAATATGGAAACTTCATCACACAATGGTGTAGGAGAAAAAGGTTATCCAAAACAAAAATGTGTACGGACTTTCCTATTGTTTTTCATTCTagagccacttattgaagatcAGATCTGCCACAATGGAGTCTACACATGATAAAGATATTTTAGCTTAAGGAAAAAAACAACTTTATCATGAATGTCCATGATATCTAAGCAATATCAATTGTTACTTTTCCTTTAAAGACTGCCTAAACAAACTTTAGTGTATTTCTTCCATGCAGCAAACTCATGGGGTTCTACCTATATTTTTGCACATCCAGAAGTTTGCTTTGCGATTTTCTACACATCATGAATCAGAATCATTCATGAATGCTGTGAAGGTGGAGATACGACCATGGAAACTGTTTATTTCTTGTAATAACTATCCAATAGCTTTGGTCTGCTGCTGGGaatctcttatatatatatatatatatatataaaacttggAACTATCAGTTTGTCTCTTTTCTCAGGAGGAGTTCCAGGGTGACGCTGAAACTGAACCTTTAAACCCAGATTTTGGTTCTGACTCTTCACCACAATCAGATTTTATATCTAGTAATGGTCTTCCTTCTAGGTAGATATGAAAAGTGAAATGATACTCTTACCAGTTTGTTTCTTTCAGCAGATAAACCACTGGACAATATCAATGAACTAATGACTTAACTCAATGTCTGCAGAGCCAATCAGGTGTTGAGTGATTTGAATCCTGATGGTTCGTACACTCCACAAATGTCTCCCGGCTTGAGCTATGAAATTAGGCAGCAGTCATTTGATCAAGATGAGATGCTTAATAACAATGCGGAAGACATTTTTCCACCCTTGCCCCCCAGTTTCTCATCAT of Gossypium raimondii isolate GPD5lz chromosome 3, ASM2569854v1, whole genome shotgun sequence contains these proteins:
- the LOC105796202 gene encoding protein POOR HOMOLOGOUS SYNAPSIS 1, encoding MAGCLAVVETDRPENEKPVYTIKGQWQVHFARFIVYPSLPSTCPSLVPKSRRGRASSGNWIATSSPAASLQIISDLSSSETILSICLGGKILEEHYISKLHFSWPQIQCIPEIPARGSRAVFVSYKDCADQKFALRFSTHHESESFMNAVKEEFQGDAETEPLNPDFGSDSSPQSDFISSNGLPSRANQVLSDLNPDGSYTPQMSPGLSYEIRQQSFDQDEMLNNNAEDIFPPLPPSFSSLLTNCCPTAEKAANQPTVSQEVDLKSQIVRYMEDSSFQDMLTKVEKIISEVGADMLL